The genomic stretch AATGGCAGGGTATGATATATGTCAAGCAGAAGACGGAATTAAAGGACAAGCATTAGCATTACAAATTCAACCGGACTTAATTATGTTAGATCTAATGTTACCTAAAGTAGATGGTTTCACTGTGTGTCAACGATTAAGACGAGACGAAAGAACCGCTAATATTCCTGTATTGATGTTAACTGCTTTAGGACAAACTCAAGATAAAGTTGACGGTTTCAATGCCGGAGCAGATGATTACTTAACGAAACCTTTTGAAGTAGAAGAAATGTTAGCTAGAGTCAAAGCCTTATTGAGAAGGAGTGAGCGAAGTTTACCAACCGCTAAACACAGTGAAATTCTCAGTTATGGTGCTTTAACCCTTGTACCTGAAAGATTTGAAGCGATTTGGTTCGATAAAAGCATCAAATTAACTCATTTGGAATTTGAATTATTACATTGTTTATTACAACGTCATGGACAAACTGTACCCCCTAGCGATATTCTAAAAGAAGTATGGGGATACGATCCGAATGATGATATTGAAACTATTAGGGTTCACGTTCGTCATTTACGCACCAAATTAGAACCGGATCCTCGCAGACCTCGTTATATTAAAACAATTTATGGTGCAGGATATTGTTTAGAATTAAATCAAACTAAGACGAATTAATAATCATTAATTATTGTGTAGTTTGAATGATTAACTGTCAATTACCAATTATAAATAGAGTTTAATAGGAGTTTTATGGGAATAAATAATATTGTAGATCAGGCTTTGGAAACAGGGTATCTCACTCCAACGATGGAGGCGGAAGTAGGGAAATTATGTGAAACCTCGTCAGAACTTTCTCTGGAAGAATATATGGCATTAGATAAACTTATGGGAGCTTTATTAACGGGGGAAGTAACAGCAATGCCTAGGAAACAATTTATTAACGTGATGGAAGAATTAGTCGTCAGTGAAGTTATCTCAAGGGTAGCAGAAATAGAAACTACCAGTAATAGATTATTAGATGTGGGAGACATTTCGGCTTATGCCCTTAATCGTTTACCACCTCTTTATGCAACGACAGAAGAAGGAGCTAATTTTCAGAGAGAAAAAGCCAAGGATGAATTAAAAACTCTAATTACTGAACAAGTAGAGCAGTCTATTTCATTATACCTCGATCGACCAGAGTTTCATCCTGAAAGACAAGTTATTAGTAAAGGTTCAGAGCCCAATAATGTGTTTAAACAGGTTAGTCAATTATTACAATCTCAAGCCTCTAATTATGAGCCAATTTAACAGTTGACAGTTGACAGTTGACAGTTGATAATTCTCAATTAGTATATAATGACTTAACAAAACTTATTAATTAGAGAATTATGTTGCCTTTTAGTTGGGAATTTAATACAACTATTATTGCGGGAAGTTGTCTTTGGTGTCTAGCTCTATACATCGGTTTTGCCACTTTAAGAGAATCAGTGATTGATGGATTGTATCGTTGGTTTAATTTTGCAGAACGTTTCCTTTATACTTCAGATGCTGAATTTGAACGTACTCGCAAGGGTAGAGAATCTCAAAATGCTTTTCTTGCTTCTTTAATGAGTATTATTCCTTTTTTGGCGATGGGAATTTTATCTAATTGGTTAACTGAGCTTACTTTTGGTCGAAATTGGTCAATTAGTGTCGGAATTTTAGTTTGTATTTCTTGTGCTGTGTATGATTTGGGAAGACGAGATTCTCAAGGATAATTTAAAATGCGATATTTTGATGAAAGTTTAGCGGTAAGTCAAAGAATATTAACTGAACTTTTTAGGCGTAAAAGAAGCCTTATTTTTTGGGCTATATTTCCTATTTTTATTTTGTTAATTAATAGTTATATAATTGCAGAAAGAGTAAAAATTACTACTGCTTTAGCTATGAAAATATCTGCTCCTTCTAGTTTGGTAGGAGCGGCTTTATTTTTTAGTTGTTTAGGGGGTACGATCGCAACTATTGTTTCAGAAAGAGAACAAAAAACTCTCAAGCGATTATTTATTTCTCCACTAAGTGGAGTTTCTTATTTTTTAGGAATTTTCTTTGCTCATAGTTTTATTGGGCTATTACAAACTTTGTTAGTTTATGGATTATTATTAACTGTTTTATTTATCAAAGAAATGTCTATTTCTGGCTCCATTATTTTAGGTTTAATCATTATCATTCTTAGCATCATAAGTTATGTGGGAGTTGGTTTTATTTTGGGTACTCAATTGGCAAAAAGAACAGAAGATGTTAATGCGATCGTGGCTACTTTTGGAGTTCCTTTATTAATAATTGGAGGTACTTTTTTTCCTAGTTCATTCTTTCCTAAAAAATTATTACAATTTGCTCAATTTAATCCTATTTTTCACATGAATGAAGCCTTAATTAAGGTGTGGGGAAAAGGTAAATCTTTTGAGGATATTCAAGGGCATTTTTTCTTCCTTCTCCTTTTCTCGATCACAATGGTATTTTTTGGATGGTTATGTTATGAGAGAATGATTACAAAGGAAAAAACTCTTTAAATAATTAATAATTAATTTTCTTTTCTACCTCCTCATTCTAAATTCTAAATTTTTCTTTCGTTCGTAATTTATAATTTGAAAAAAATGAAAATCTTAATTAGTAACGATGATGGTATTTTTGCTGAGGGAATCCGCACTTTAGCTAATACTATTGCCCTTCAAGGGCATGAAGTTACAGTTGTAGCGCCTGATAGAGAACGATCAGCCACAGGCCATGGTTTAACCTTACATCAGCCCATTCGAGCCGATAAAATAGAGGGAATTTTTGCAACAGGTGTAACAGCTTGGTCATGTTCTGGTACTCCTTCCGATTGTGTAAAATTAGCCTTGAGTGCCATATTGAAAGATAAACCTGATTTTGTCCTTTCTGGCATTAATCATGGGTCAAATCTTGGTACTGATATATTATATTCTGGTACAGTCTCCGCCGCCATGGAAGGCACAATCGAGGGCATTACAAGTATAGCGTTTAGTTTAGCTAGTTTTACCCTCAAAGAATTTCAACCTGCGGCTAATTATGCAGTAAAACTAATAAATAAATTGACAGAAAATCCTTTACCTGAAACAACTTTACTTAATGTAAATATTCCTCCTGTGGCAGAAACAGAAATAAAAGGAGTAAAAATAACTCGTCAAGGCATTAGGCGATATATTGAAAATTTTCAAAAAAGACTCGATCCTAGAGGAAAAAGTTATTATTGGTTAGCTGGGGAATTAATTGAAGAAATAGATCAACCAGAACATATTTACCTTCCTCCTGATTTATCTACAGATGTTCAAGGCAACAAGGAAAACTATATAACTATCACTCCTTTACAATATAATTTGACGGATGTTGTAACTGTTAAACGTTTAGAAGGATTTGTTTAATAAATTATTTTTTAAATACTTTATAATTCATCGTTGCTAATTTCAACGGATTTGTCTAAAAACGGCTTTTCTTTCTTGGATAATTGTTCTAAAGATGACATATAGTTATCACTGGAAAATTGAGGTAAAATTTCTTTAATAAATGCTTCTGCCGCTTTCGATCGATAACGATTAGAATTGACTATCACCGATAAAGTGCGCTGAATTTCGATACCTTCAATATGGGCTCGATGAATAATACCCATTTTGAGTTCTTTTTCAATCGCTGTAACCGACACAAAAGAAGCTCCTAAACCAGATTGTACAGCGTTTTTAATGGCTTCGATCGAATTTAACTCCATTTCCACTTTTAATTCACTGGTATTGATTTCACAACGGCTTAAAACTTGATCTAAAACTTTACGAATAGTAGATTGAGAATCTAAAGTAATATAATTAAGACTATATAAATCATCTTTAGCGATCGTCTCTTGTTCTGCAAAAGGATGATTCGGTGGTATAATCAAGGCTAATTCATCTTGAGCATAGGGGATAATTTCTAAAATATCTTGTAACTCTAAAGGCACTTCTCCCCCAATAATCGCTAAGTCAACTTGCCCATTCGCCACTGCCCAAGATGTGCGACGAGTAGAATGAACTTGTAGCTGTACGGAAACATAAGGATATTTTTGATGAAATAACCCAATCATTCTCGGTAACAAATAAGTACCAGTAGTTTGAGATGCACCAACAATTAAAGTACCACCTTGAAGATTTTGTAAGTCTTCGATCGCACGACAAGTTTCTTGACAAAGAGTAATAATTTTTTCCCCGTAGGCAAGTAACAAATTACCAGCTTCTGTCAGTTGTGCTTTTCTTCCACCCCTGTCAAATAAGGGTACAGCCAATTGTTTTTCAAGATTTTGGATTTGTAAACTGATAGCAGGTTGAGACACAAATAAACTGTCTGCCGCTCGTTTAAAACTACCTTCATCAGCAATGGCTTTTAAAATCCGTAATTGATCAAGAGAGAAAGGTATATCTGACATATATTTGATAAATTAAGAATAACGAGGATTATAACTGATGGCAAAGAGCAAAAGGTAAATCCTGATAGTGAATTAACTTTAGTATTTTCCAATGTCTTAACCAATTTCTTCTGTGGAATATGGCTTTAGATTTTTAACAATAATGTTTAGACTTTAATCCTAGAGGGATCAATTTTTGATCCGATCATTGATAAGATCTAATTGAACAATAAAATAAGTATTAATTATATTTCTATTTCCTAAGTATAGACTCTATGCACCACTTTGACGCAAAAATGATCAATTTTTTTTACTTTGATTTAATGGCACAAATTTCTCCCTCTACCTTACCTAATTGGTTGACTCCTAGCCATTTTATCATGATTGGTTTATTATTGATGTTTGCGATCGTTCACAGTGGTTTAGCCGCTTTAAGAATGTGGGGAGAATCGAAAATTGGTGTGAGATTATATAGGGTTTTATTTGCTTTACTAAGTATCCCCCTCGCTACAGTCTTAATTATTTATTTTTTCAATCATCGTTATGAGGGTTTAGTTTTGTGGCAAGTGCAAGGTATTCCGGGCATTAAAACTACCGTTTGGATTTTATCGTTTATTTCCTTTCTCTTTCTTTATCCTGCTACCTTTAACTTATTAGAGATTGCCGCCGTTGCTAAACCTGAAGTTCATCTATACGAAACGGGAATTATTCGTATTTCTCGTCATCCTCAAATGGTAGGACAAGTAATTTGGTGTATTGCTCATACTTTATGGCTGGGCACAACTTTTACGATCGTCACTTCTTTGGGTTTAATAGCTCATCATATCTTTGCAGTATGGCACGGAGATCGACGCTTAACAAAACGTTACGGAGAATCCTTTATAAAGGTCAAAGAAAGAACATCGATAATACCAATGTTAGCTATACTAGATGGACGACAAAAATTAGAAATCAAAGAATTTTTAAAACCGGCTTATGTGGGAGTCACTGGTTTTATTTTATTCTTTTGGTGGCTACATCCTTGGTTAATGACAGCAACTGCCAGAGTCAGCCTTTAGAATTTAAAATGAAAAACCCTTAATTTTTGTTATTTGGGGGGATTTTCGAGACTTCTTTCACTTAAGTGACTCTACCATTAGAAGATTAGAAAAAAATTTCTGATTACTCATTACTAATTGCTAATTAATTATTAGGGGATCAGGTAAAGTCAGGTTAGAATTAACATATTAGAATTGAATTAATATCCCTTTTGATTATTTAGCATCATCGATTTTTTAAAATTTTTTTCCTAAACTCTCTTTAAAACAATTATGATTTCTGTCAATCAAACAACCTTTAATCAAGAAGTTTTAGAATCACCCTACCCAGTTTTAGTTAATTTTTGGGCTCCTTGGTGTGGTTTATGTCTAATGTTAAATCCGATTTTGAACAAAATACAATCCGAATGGCAAGGACAATTAAAAATAGTTAGTATTAATGCTGATCAAAATTTATCCTTAGCTAATAGTTATCGTTTGCGTAATTTACCTACTTTATTATTAATTAATAGAGGGGAAATAATTCATAGATTAGAGGGTTTTCAGAGTCGAGAAGAACTCTATAATAGTATGAATAGTGTTATGTTAAATTTAATGCCTGAATCAGCATAAATACTGAATAATAGATGATTAACAATTAATAATTATTCTCTACCTATGTGCTGAGTTGAATAAGCATAAAACCTTTTAAAATCAAGTTATTGATTAACTTCTAAAGTCTATACTCTATTAATAATTAATGATTGCTATTTATCCGGGTAGTTTTGATCCTATCACTTTGGGTCATCTTGATCTAATTCAACGCAGTAGTATTTTATTTGAAAAAGTTATCGTTGCGGTGTTAAAAAATCCAAATAAAACACCTTTTTTTACCATCGAAAAAAGAGTTCAACAAATTCAAGAATGTACCGCAAATATTAAAAATATAGAAGTTGATAGTTTTAGTGGTTTAACGGTGGAATATGCTCAAAAAAAACAAGCAGGAGTTTTGTTAAGAGGCTTACGAGTAATGTCTGATTTTGAACAAGAGTTACAAATGGCTCATATTAATAAAACCCTAGAAAATAAAATTGAAACCGTTTTTTTAGCTACCAATACTGAATTAAGTTTTATTAGTAGTAGTGTTGTTAAAGAAATTGCTAAATTCGGTGGCTCGATCGATCATCTTGTCACCTCTAATATTGCTCAAGATTTATACTCCAATATTCGTAATAAATAACCCTTCTCTTTTCCGTACTTTTTAAAATTAAAATAGGATAATTAGTTTGAGAAAACCGATTTTTTTAATCAATTCTTTTCCCTAATTCTTAATTTTTAATACCTAAAACCTTTTATTATTATCCCCAATAATTATACATTAAGATTATGGGTTATCATTCTCCTATCAGCGATCGTAATCCTGAAACTAATAACAGACAATTACTAATTTTATTTGCATTATTTAGTGGTGTTGGATTAACAATTATAATAGGATTATTTATCTTACTAAATCAAGTAGTTAATTTGATTCCTGTCAGTGTAGAACAAAAAATAGGCAGTTTAATCGTTAATGAATATAAACAAAAAAATAAATTATCATCGACAGAAATAAAACTAAATAAAATAGTAGATAAATTAGAACAATTATTACCATCAAATACTACCGAGAAAAGAAATTATCAGGTTTTATATATTCCTGAAGATACCGTTAATGCTTTAGCTATTCCAGGAGACACGATTATAATTTATGAAGGTTT from Geminocystis sp. NIES-3709 encodes the following:
- the surE gene encoding 5'/3'-nucleotidase SurE, which gives rise to MKILISNDDGIFAEGIRTLANTIALQGHEVTVVAPDRERSATGHGLTLHQPIRADKIEGIFATGVTAWSCSGTPSDCVKLALSAILKDKPDFVLSGINHGSNLGTDILYSGTVSAAMEGTIEGITSIAFSLASFTLKEFQPAANYAVKLINKLTENPLPETTLLNVNIPPVAETEIKGVKITRQGIRRYIENFQKRLDPRGKSYYWLAGELIEEIDQPEHIYLPPDLSTDVQGNKENYITITPLQYNLTDVVTVKRLEGFV
- a CDS encoding response regulator transcription factor — translated: MSRILVIDDDAAIAELVSINLEMAGYDICQAEDGIKGQALALQIQPDLIMLDLMLPKVDGFTVCQRLRRDERTANIPVLMLTALGQTQDKVDGFNAGADDYLTKPFEVEEMLARVKALLRRSERSLPTAKHSEILSYGALTLVPERFEAIWFDKSIKLTHLEFELLHCLLQRHGQTVPPSDILKEVWGYDPNDDIETIRVHVRHLRTKLEPDPRRPRYIKTIYGAGYCLELNQTKTN
- a CDS encoding LysR family transcriptional regulator, whose protein sequence is MSDIPFSLDQLRILKAIADEGSFKRAADSLFVSQPAISLQIQNLEKQLAVPLFDRGGRKAQLTEAGNLLLAYGEKIITLCQETCRAIEDLQNLQGGTLIVGASQTTGTYLLPRMIGLFHQKYPYVSVQLQVHSTRRTSWAVANGQVDLAIIGGEVPLELQDILEIIPYAQDELALIIPPNHPFAEQETIAKDDLYSLNYITLDSQSTIRKVLDQVLSRCEINTSELKVEMELNSIEAIKNAVQSGLGASFVSVTAIEKELKMGIIHRAHIEGIEIQRTLSVIVNSNRYRSKAAEAFIKEILPQFSSDNYMSSLEQLSKKEKPFLDKSVEISNDEL
- a CDS encoding NnrU family protein, whose translation is MAQISPSTLPNWLTPSHFIMIGLLLMFAIVHSGLAALRMWGESKIGVRLYRVLFALLSIPLATVLIIYFFNHRYEGLVLWQVQGIPGIKTTVWILSFISFLFLYPATFNLLEIAAVAKPEVHLYETGIIRISRHPQMVGQVIWCIAHTLWLGTTFTIVTSLGLIAHHIFAVWHGDRRLTKRYGESFIKVKERTSIIPMLAILDGRQKLEIKEFLKPAYVGVTGFILFFWWLHPWLMTATARVSL
- the coaD gene encoding pantetheine-phosphate adenylyltransferase, which codes for MIAIYPGSFDPITLGHLDLIQRSSILFEKVIVAVLKNPNKTPFFTIEKRVQQIQECTANIKNIEVDSFSGLTVEYAQKKQAGVLLRGLRVMSDFEQELQMAHINKTLENKIETVFLATNTELSFISSSVVKEIAKFGGSIDHLVTSNIAQDLYSNIRNK
- a CDS encoding ABC transporter permease encodes the protein MRYFDESLAVSQRILTELFRRKRSLIFWAIFPIFILLINSYIIAERVKITTALAMKISAPSSLVGAALFFSCLGGTIATIVSEREQKTLKRLFISPLSGVSYFLGIFFAHSFIGLLQTLLVYGLLLTVLFIKEMSISGSIILGLIIIILSIISYVGVGFILGTQLAKRTEDVNAIVATFGVPLLIIGGTFFPSSFFPKKLLQFAQFNPIFHMNEALIKVWGKGKSFEDIQGHFFFLLLFSITMVFFGWLCYERMITKEKTL
- a CDS encoding co-chaperone YbbN, whose amino-acid sequence is MISVNQTTFNQEVLESPYPVLVNFWAPWCGLCLMLNPILNKIQSEWQGQLKIVSINADQNLSLANSYRLRNLPTLLLINRGEIIHRLEGFQSREELYNSMNSVMLNLMPESA
- a CDS encoding late competence development ComFB family protein gives rise to the protein MGINNIVDQALETGYLTPTMEAEVGKLCETSSELSLEEYMALDKLMGALLTGEVTAMPRKQFINVMEELVVSEVISRVAEIETTSNRLLDVGDISAYALNRLPPLYATTEEGANFQREKAKDELKTLITEQVEQSISLYLDRPEFHPERQVISKGSEPNNVFKQVSQLLQSQASNYEPI